The genome window ACACTGCTAATCTTTCACTGGCACAATTTTCCTCTCTGGAGACCGGGGATAAAACAATATTAATTGCTTGTACTGCAGTTGTTGACAGGGAGGAATTATTTATCTGTAAGGAAACATTTTGAGGGTacgataatttaaaaaattatacaaaCGATCTCACTGAAAGCAATGGTACATTCAGGATGTCTAATACAATCCCTGAAACACGCAACTGGGGCATGTCACCACTGCAATGTCCCAGTGAAGTGTATAGTAGGTATAATATGAAGATTGGCCCAAACCAATATTCCAGAACATCTCGTCCTGGATTTTGATAGAAAAGCTAGAACTGAATCAGAACTTTGTGTACACAGAGGTCTTTTTAATTTACTCATAAATCCTTGTTTACTTTAGGACTTCATTCTTCATGATTCCTTTTACCATAAACTTTGTTTTCTGGTGGCCCTTTCTGAGACTCCATGTTTGTTCCCACAACAAGGAGGAGGTCACTGGCTTTGTTCCAGTGGGTTTCTGCTGAAGGCAGTCCCTTGCTTATGCAGTCACTCGGTCAGTGACTCCTGCCAGTCTAACACAGACATATGCAGTTCAACCCTTCCGCAGAAGTGCCCTCACCACAGACCCAAAGCCCAGCAAACCTCAGCTAGTGGCCAGAGTCACAGGTCATTGAAACTAGGCCAGTACAGCCCAGTCACAGAAGCCACAGCCATCAGAGGGGTTTTCTCAATATTACATTCCCTTATAATATATTTGTTCATTTGAATCTCCCTGACCATTTAGTATTAGGGATGtcagcattttcctctttaaacAGTCCTTGTTCCATTCCAACAGCAGGTGGAATAGTCTCAAAACAGAAGTAGAATAAGCTGCATTGCTTGGTACATTAAAAACTAAATGACAATACAATAGAAAGGAACTATGGGAAGAAAGAGTTCTGCACTACAGGGAGACAGACTGGATGACCTGACCTGATGACTGAATGACCACTCCAGTTTCATTTCTAATAGTTTATAATTAGCgactacatcagtggacaagggaaaagccACGGATATCATCCATCTGGACTTCCCTAAGGCCTCTGACATGGTCCCCCATAACatccttctttctaaattggagaggtaCGGATCTGATAGGTGGActattcagtggataagaaattagTTGGATGGTGGCACCCAGAGTGTAGTGGTCAACaactcaatgtccagatggagattgATGATCAGCAGTGTCCCTCAGGAGGATGttctgggactggtgctgtttatcatcttcatcaatgacacagaCTGTGAGATCGAGTGTACCTTCACCAAGTtcatggatgacactaagctgagtggtgagGTTGACAACCCTGAaggatgggatgccatccagagggaccttgcaggctggagaagcgggcttgtgaaaacctcatgaggttcaacaatgcAAAGTACAAGGTCCTATACCTGGGATCGGACAACCCTCAGTATTGATACAGGCTGaatgaagagattgagagcagccctgtggagaagaacctgggggtcctggtgcaTGAAAACCTGGACACAGGCTGGCACTGTGagcttgcagtccagaaagtCAACCGTATCCTAAGCTGCACCAAAAGAGGCATTGCCAGCatgtcaagggaggtgatcctgcccCTATGCTCTGCTCCGGTGAGACCACAACTGaaatactgcatccagctctggagccctcagcacaggaaagacatggacctgttggagcgggtccagaggaggaccactaAAAACATAAAAGACCTGTAACACCTtccctatgaagaaaggctgaaccAGTTGGGCTcattcagcttggagaagactaTAAGGAGACCTTTTCGCGGCCTTTAAATACGTAAAGAGGGCttataggaaagatggggaaaaactttttagtagggcctgtagcaataaacaagggataatggttttaaacttaaagaggagaagtttagactagataccaggaaagaattttttttgctgcGGGTGGTAGAACACAggaacgggttgcccagagaggtggtagatgccctatccctggaaacactcaaggtcaggttggatggggctctgagcaacctgatctagttgaagatgtcccttcttactgcaggggggttgtactagatgaccttcatggtctcttccaatctaaaccattctatTGCTCTATGATAATTTATTCTACATATTCTCAGGCTGAAAGAAAGGACAGAAGACCTCAAACATATTAACTTTAATGCAGACGTACTGCATAACCAAAACCACTCTGTGTTGCTCACAGCAGCCACTGACTTCTTTTTCCCAAGCACACTACTTTCatgcaaaattttaattttctgtggaaTTTTCTTAACACCATGACACATAAAGCAACAgctttgaaaatacagaattacaGTCAATTTACTAGTTTACATCAATATCTATTTTCCCCCCTTATCCCTTATATAGAAGCAGTTATGGCAGTCTGGTATTGCCCTGCCAGTACAATTTCtcttctacttttttctttttccactggcagaaaagcagcatcttAAAAGTTTTCCTGAAAGTTTTGTTACAGAGCGCGTAACACATGGGGTTGACAGTGCTGTTCACATAGCATAACCAATATCCAAGGTGCCACAGTGTCAGGGGAATACAATCAGAGCAGAATGTGGAGATCAAAACCATGATATTGTAGGGAGTCCATGTGATGATAAAAGCTAAAAGAATGGCACTTAAAGTCTGTGCTGCTTTGTGTTCCTTTATAAGAACCATTCGTTTTCTTTTGGTGATTTGGTTATTTATATTTGGATCCACGCTTTTGATGGAAGGATCCTTtggcagagcagcagaacaAGGAGTTATTTTTACTTTACGACAACCATTGTTGGCTTCTTGGGTGCCATCAGCCTTAACCACCAGGCGGAATTTATAGGCCAtacattttttactgttttgtgtGTGGCCTTTGGCAGGTGACAAAAAGTATTTCTGATTCTCAAAATCATTTTCTTCAGGCTGTTCTTTGACAACAATATCCATACTCTCATTAAACTCTTCTTCCCTACCTTTAGATGGACTTTCGTAAGTTACTTGGAAAACTGAATCTGCAGCAAGTTTATCTTCCTCTTCTGAAGATGCATAGCTGCTACAGGTGGTTAACTGGTCAGCCTTGGTCCAGTCATTACAAGTACTCATTGCCTGAGAGGCTTTCACTGTAGCTGACGTACTTCGACTAGATGAAGACCAAGAAGCCTGACACCTCTCTCTTTTGACTAAGTTTTGCTGCTTGCAACTGAAGCAAGACTTTAGGAGAGCTTTCTGAGGCTTTATCATCTCAAACTCTTCCATAGACTCCAAACCCTGCAGTTCAGCAAGATCCTTGGTACGTTTCTCCGTTTCTTTATAGATACGGCAATACAAAATGGTCATCACTGACACTGGAATGTAAAAAGCAGCAATTGCAGTACCAAAGGTGATAATGGGCTCGTATAAAAACTGTATCTGGCACTCTTCAGGTGGTACTGTTCTTTCACCCACAAAATACTGCCAGCACAAGATGATGGGTGCCCACAACACAAAGGAAATCAGCCAAGCCAGACCAATCATGATGCCAGCTCTTCTGGGCGTGCGTTTGGCCCTGTAAGTTAAAGGCCTTGTGATGGAAAAATACCTGTCAAAGCTGATGACTAGGAGGTTCATTACTGAGGCATTGCTAGCTACATAGTCCAGTGCTAGCCACAGGTCACAGGCAAGGCTTCCAAGAGACCAATGGCCTATAAGTATATAGGATGTATAAAGGTTCATAGAAAATATTCCGATGATGAGGTCTGCACAGGCAAGGCTGAGCAAGTAATAGTTGTTGACAGTTTTCAGCTGACTGTTGACCTTAAAGGATATCATTACAAGAACATTTCCCACTATGGTTATTAAGCTTACAATTGCAGTCACAGTGGCAATAGTAATGACTTCCCAGAGGCTATGCCCCTCTAACTGCTTATGGTTGATGGATGAACTGTTTACAAGAGTAGAATTGCTGAATACATTTACTTCCATTCTTGTTCTTGGTGTATTGTCATCAGTATCTCAGCTCTACTGTATACAGCTTTCTGTActcaaaaatattcttccagAAACAGCTGTGaagatcaaaggaaaaaaaaacagaaaaagaaagcagctcaTTAAATAGCACAGACTTCCATTAGAGTAACCATAAAACACTCGCAAAACAACCTATCAAATTATTTGTGCTCTCTTTTTGCATTTAGATTATTGTTTCTACCACTGTGAACATAGCTAAAACACACAAATGTACATTTTTAGGACAATGTACTCTGGCATCTTATGACACTTCTAAATGCAGTCCAAATAACCATTGATTTTTAAGGCATTCAGTCACACCAActcttatatttttaataccttaGGAAACACGCTACATATTTTTTGAGacagacatttaaaattttGCAGTGCACTAAGACAGTGAGTCACTCTGTTGTTTCCTACAGTACTATGTAGAAGACATGTCAAGATTTCAGAACCTATGTTTGGAAATTTTTGAGAAGTCACCAACAACAGAAAGAGTAAGAGGAAACAGGATGCATGGGGAGTTAGGAACCACGTTGGCATGGTGGCAGCAGGAAACAATTAGATGTTAGAAGTGCCTGGAACAACTAAGGGGAGATCTTTGAGCTAAGGAAGCAGGCAAGGCCAAGAAGatgtttctggaaaaataaGTTAAGCAGAAATAACTCTCCTCTATTGGTAGATCTTTTGGACAGAGGAGACTGGGTGAGGCACAGAAGTGCAGTTTGGGTAGTCTGGGTGAGTGAATGGTAGGGATGAAGACAGAAAGGAGTGaatggaagaggaagaggaagcacAGTTGTTCTGCACATCAACAGCTCCATgtgattaaatatttaagacTGGCAGTGCCGTGTGTCAGAGGGCAGTGAGGGCTGGCTGTTCTGCAAGTGTATGTGAGCCACGGGTATAGTATGTTACCAATGCAAGTGGGAGCAGAGACCACATGAAGAAGCAGGATGTGGCGCTGCATGTTTGGTTCATGATCAGGGCCAGAGACAGTGATCAGGGTCAGATATAGTCCAGTGATCACACAGCAAGTGCATAATGATGAGGCAGGTCCAAGCCAGGAAGCTCAGCCAGCAGGTCCAAGTCAGGATCAAAGACAGAATCAAGGAGGTAGGAGACCAGTTGTATATGTCACTGGTGCCCAGCTGTGATGTAGCACAGGTGAGGGCCAGTGGTACAGCCTCCACTTAAAAGCATTTCCCaagggaagggagaagcagGCTCTTGCTTCTAGCTTTTTTTCCACAACAGGTCTTATCAGCAGAGGAGCTGACCTTGGACTTGACCAACTAAACTGTAACATAGCCAACAGCACTCCTACAAGAGGCCTGCAATCCAGGTCTTGACAGTTAACATTCCTGACATGCCGCTGGGGctcatgacttttttttgcaAGTTGCAAGATTTCAGCAAAAGCTAGAGACGGTCTTAAGAAGGCACCAGCTATGAATATTAGGCACATAGGTAAACCTCTACTAACCTCTACAGTTGCCTAACACCTGGGGTTAAGGAGCTTTCTAAAATGATTAAAAGAGGTCGTTAGaactttctgcctttttttttttttgccagaagaTGACATTTTTCTCAGAAGAGAGGAGACTAAAAATTGCCCAGATACTGTGGCCTGCAATGCTTTGTATTTTGCCATAGAGAGCAAGTGTGTCCAGCCTTTTTGGTCACTTACCCTCCCTAACATTGGGATTTAGGAGGAAAGACTGCTGAAGCTACCTTGTGTGGTTTACAGACTTCAGAGAAACACAAGAAGCGGAAATTGTTGTTGTCCTGACACAATTGTTCTTGTTTTGAACTGACATGGGTGGGAGGAACACTAGTAATGTAGTATAGAAACtataattaattattattaatttctaaataaaaagcaCTCTTATCATGCAAAGCCTTCCCTTTCTAATAGGCTGATTTACTGTGATGCCTTTAAAAACTTACAGTAGCAAAGCTGCTAGTATTCAAAGATCTCTTCTTGCTTATTGACTATGCTTGTAACCTCTTCATTCTCTGTCATCTTTTGTCTTGTAGATCTGTTAACACTTTGTGGTATCACCTTTTGTTCTCTATTTGTACATCATACAAGACAATTGTGCCTGTGAGTGGGACTTCTGTGTGCTATGGTAACATAATTTATGTTAATTGTCTATCATAAGAGATGATAATAATAGGGAgagcaaaattaaattacaaaatcAAAATGCATATGTACAGTAGCATGACTTTGCTATCTGTCTTATAATTATTGATGCATGAACTTCACGCTTGTGAGTTGTAATGATATTTGCTATTTGTTGCCAAATagtcacaatatttttttcaatctaGCTGTAATTATTAATTAACCTGAGTTGTTAAATTTATACATATAGTCAGCTTACAGTTATCTGCAAGCAGCTTGTTCATGTCACAGATTAATTGCACCACAGATGCAGGCATAGCTTGGGTTTGCCAGGTTTTATTAGCTCTAGCTCAGAACTAGGTCTGACAGACCCGTGCTGGCTGAACAAGAAATTGTTTAGATGTCTTGGTAACGTGCTTGCCAGTTCTGCTCCCTGTTACTTGATTTATTCACTTCTGTTGCACTGGAGtcatgcaaaattaatttactgATTTGCAGCATGCTACGCCTAAAAACTTAGCAGCCCTTATCACAGATAGTAGTGCAGTCCATGATTCCACAGTATGGGAGTTTTGGTCACATTTGTCTGTAAGGACTACCAGGTTTAAAGGCCTTTCAAAACcagatttatattttaatgtgtGATGACAAATGACAGCCTGTGTGCTCAGGTGTAATTGGGTAAGCCTGCTGTTAGGGAACTGGGGAACTTTCCTGAGGACAGCATAGATGCCTACCTAGTTCAAGCAGAGCAGGACAAAGGAGCATAGCTCTACAGCACAGAGCTGTTCCTGTATCCCTGCTCTTCATCCTCTGAGCAAGATGCTCCTCAAGAGGCTGCAGAGTCACCTCATGGTGCAGGCTTGTGTGCAGCACCCAGTCAGCTAGGGCCTGGTTGCTTCTTCCCTCACTTGCTACAGAAAGCTAACTCAGTGTCCtacacttgggccacaacaaccccattcAGTGCTACAGGGCCTGCAGAAGAGTGGCTGTAAAGCTGCCCAGCACAAAAAGACCTGGAGCTGTTCATCCACAGCTGGATGAAtgcgagccagcagtgtgcccaggtagccaagaaggccaatggcaccttggcttgcatcagaaacagtgtgCCCAGCAGCAACAGGGAAGTGATTGcacccctgtactcagcactagtgaggctgcacctcgaatcctgtgttcagttctgtgcccctcgctacaagacagacattgagGCACCGGACCACGTCCAGAAAGGAGCAACCAAGTCGGTGGAGCGGCAGAACAGGGAATGTTAATCCTGGAGGAGACTGtagctctctacagctaccccCGAGGAAGGCAGATGTTGGCCTTTTCTCCCGAGTATCAAGCGATGGGATGAAAGAATCTGGCCTCAGGTCGCGCCGaggcaggtttagactggatattaagaaaaaattcttcattaaaaGGGTCGTTAAGCATCGGAAcgggctgcccggggaggtgtgGCAGAGGCCGCGGGGAGGGACGCGGTTCAACGGTGAACTCGGCAGCGTTAGCGCACGGGCTGGACTCCACGGTCctaaaggccttttccaacccgAACGCCTGTACGACTCGCACGGCTTCGGCCGGCAGCGCTGCTCTCTGGTCACTAAGCGCGCCCCCGGCTCCCCGCTGGCCGCGCCGGGGGCCCCGCGGCCGGGGTGGGGCGGGCAGCGCTGCAGGCAGGGGGAGCGGCAGGGGGAGCTGCCGAGGGCGCCGCCGCTccgctccctcccctctttccgGGCGGGGGCGGGACCGGCGCGGCCATGCAGCCCGAGCGGGGCGCCCGGCCCCGCAGGGAAGGGGGGCGGCACGGCCGGCGGCGCCCCGGTGCTGCTGAGAGGGCGGCCGAGGCGGCGGCCGAGGGGAGCGGCGGGGGCCGGGGAAGAGGCGGCGCTCGCGGGCACCGAGGAGGCGGGGGCCGGGGCGGGCGAGAGCTTCGAGGTCGCGGGGCGGtgccgc of Phaenicophaeus curvirostris isolate KB17595 chromosome 5, BPBGC_Pcur_1.0, whole genome shotgun sequence contains these proteins:
- the CHRM5 gene encoding muscarinic acetylcholine receptor M5, with protein sequence MEVNVFSNSTLVNSSSINHKQLEGHSLWEVITIATVTAIVSLITIVGNVLVMISFKVNSQLKTVNNYYLLSLACADLIIGIFSMNLYTSYILIGHWSLGSLACDLWLALDYVASNASVMNLLVISFDRYFSITRPLTYRAKRTPRRAGIMIGLAWLISFVLWAPIILCWQYFVGERTVPPEECQIQFLYEPIITFGTAIAAFYIPVSVMTILYCRIYKETEKRTKDLAELQGLESMEEFEMIKPQKALLKSCFSCKQQNLVKRERCQASWSSSSRSTSATVKASQAMSTCNDWTKADQLTTCSSYASSEEEDKLAADSVFQVTYESPSKGREEEFNESMDIVVKEQPEENDFENQKYFLSPAKGHTQNSKKCMAYKFRLVVKADGTQEANNGCRKVKITPCSAALPKDPSIKSVDPNINNQITKRKRMVLIKEHKAAQTLSAILLAFIITWTPYNIMVLISTFCSDCIPLTLWHLGYWLCYVNSTVNPMCYALCNKTFRKTFKMLLFCQWKKKKVEEKLYWQGNTRLP